The genome window TTGGATGTGATATTAACTTAGCGTCAATCTCGACTCCCCTACAACCAGAGATGCTATTAAAAAATGCGCCATCACCACATGACGGCTCAAGCACAGTTCCCTTTCGCTTGCGAAGTCTCAGCATCTTATCCACAATATGAGCAGGGGTAAATACCTGACCTTTATGGCAAACATCTAGGGAACTAGCAATTCTATTATTTTTCATTTAATTCTCCTTCTGTAAATCGCTATGATTTCGTCTTTTACCTCATCAAACTGTATAGGCTTATAATCTAAGTTATCTGATAATAATAGTATAGAGTTATTCAAACTAACATACCGCTTTAATTTCAACCCATCGGAGACCCGTGCAACTACAATAGATTTATCCTTAATTGCATCACCTTTTTTAACTCTTTTACAAAGTACTAAAGCACCATCATCTAATGTGGGTTTCATAGAATCTCCAACAACTTCAAACGAGAAAAGCATATCAGGATTGTCATTAATCATTGTAAAAGGAACAAGAATAGACTTCTCTGGTTGCTCACTTGCAGCAAAACAATCAGAGTGTCCTGCTCTAATCTTTCCGTAGAAGGGTATTTCAGCTGAAAGTGAGCCTTTCTTGTTCAAAAAATACTTAAACCCCTCTTTTACTACCCTACCTTCATTTACTAATTTCTTCAAATAATAAAGTGTTAAAGGTCTTGAATTATTTTTCGAAAGTTTAGATATCTGGCTAACTGTAAGCCCATTCTGACCATCAAGTCTATGTTCAATTTCAGCTGCTTTATCCATGTTGTTTATATTATATCATAGTATATTATAATACTTATAGTTATTAACAAATAAAATGTTAATAACATAGTGTGGTATATTAATAGTTAATATAACTATTAATACAAAGGAGTTAAGCTATGGCATTAGAAGATTTTAATGATATCAAGTGTAGGATAAACAATTGTTTAGATTATTTAGATTCTGATTTTATTGATTTAATATCTGATCCTAGAATCAATAAATACTCATTCAGACAAAGAATGTATGAGCTCCTAGTTTGTGAATATTTAATTGAAAAAAAATGTATTAATAAAAGGCCAGACGGAATTCCGCTTAATGAAGGTCCTGATTTTCATTTTGACAATACCTACATTGAATGCGTACTTCCTACTCAAGGGGAAAGTAATAGCCCAGATTACCTTACAACATTTGATGATAAAGAGCCTGACGATGATGGTTGTTGGGGCACATTATTTGTAGATGAAAGAGCTGCAAAATTAAGAATTACTAATGCAATTGATGCCAAGTTAAAACAATATCAGAACTGGAAAAACAAACCATGGTTTAAACCTGAAAATCAGTTTGTATTATTTATGAATGTTTTTGATATTGAAAGTGGTTACCTTGATACAGATCACATCCCATATCTAATTTCAATATTGTATGGAGCTATTCTTGGCTATAACATGAGTACTAAAGAATATTATATTGATAAAAAAGTTATTATTAATAAGAGAAAAGGTAGTAAAGTGGAGTTGGGGATATTTAATAAAAAAGATACACACTTAGATAACCCTAATCCTATAGCTGTAATATGCTGTTCGGCAATCAATACTTCATTTCCATCTCAAGGACTTAGTTCAAATAATATAATTAACTTATATAAATATGAAAATATACAAATAGATCAGAAACTAATTCGCAATAATAAATTGTTGTCTGATATTACATTTCATCCTGCATATGTGCGTTACTTCGCAGAATATGTAAATAAAATATAGATTATTTAACATCGTAGGTCTGGATTAGCATTTGGACTGTGGGTTTAAATAGCTATTTTATTGGATATAATATACCTGTATAACCCACACTGTAATGTATTATAGAAGAAAAATTATATTAGCTTTAATGCAAGTGTTTGGTGGTCGCTTAGAGAAGATATCTCTACAAAAACTACTCTTACTTTTTACTAAACGACAACTAAAACCAGCGTATGAGTTTGTACCTTTTAAGTTTGGCGCTTATTCATTTTCACTGGTGGCAGACAATAAAGCTATGATTGGTCATGGTTTAATAACTGAAGTCGACGATAAATATTATCAAAAAATTGACAATAAAGATTACACTCTTGAACTAATAACTGATGACCTAACTATATTAAAAAATATAGCCGCAGAATTAAAAAATAGTGCTGACTCTAAGGATTTGATGAGATTAACTTATACGAAATATCCTTACTATGCTATTAATAGTGTCTGCGCACTTGATTTGTTATCTCCTTCAAAATACGAACAAGTTTTACGAAATAAACCTTGTAATGACCAAACTACGCTTTACACTATCGGGTATGAAGGTATCTCTATAGAGAATTATTTTAATCGCCTAATTAAAAATGATATAAAAGTCTTAGTTGATGTTAGAAGAAATGCCATTAGTATGAAGTTTGGCTTTTCAAGAAAACAGCTAGCATTGCAGTGCGAAAAATTAAAGATTATTTATATCCATATTCCAGAAGTAGGTATTGCATCATCGGGGCGGCAATCATTGCACACGCAGGATGACTATGATGATCTATTTAATTTCTATAAAAGTAATACCCTGGCTCATACCATAGAGCAACAAAGAGAAATTATTAAATTATTATCTAACCACTCTAGAATCGCACTAACTTGCTTTGAGGCGAATATTAATCAGTGTCATAGAAAGCATTTATCAGAGGCGATAGTACAAATCAATGGCGGTCTGAGATTACAACATATCTAGCTATTTCATGGCTATAACTAAAGTTTTAATTACAGTAAAAACATACCCAGTGTTGTCTGACGCTTATACGGAACTAGTCTGCACAGCAGGTTTTCGAGAAGATGGTTCTTGGATTAGGATATACCCAGTACCATTTAGAAAACTAAATCAATATGAACAGTATCATAAATATGAATGGATTGAGGTTGACTTAATAAAAAATAAAAAAGATTTCAGGCCTGAAAGTTACAGCCCAGTAACATTAGATAGTGATAATAATGTGCTTATTAATAAAATAGGTAAGATTGATACAAGCAATGGTTGGCAGCTAAGAAAAAACATAGTCTTAAAAAAAAGTTATCATGACAATATGGAAGAATTGATCAGTCAAGCGAAGGGGAAAACATGCACCTCGCTAGCAGTTATTAAACCAACAGAAATAATAGATTTTGTTATAGAGAAAACAGAGCGAGAATGGAATCCAGATAAATTAAGAATGTTGGAATCAAAACTCGATTTATTAGCAAAAGAAAATATTCCTTTTAAAATTGTCAAGAAATTACCGTATAAGTTTTCTTATAAATTTACAAGTAAGGATGGTAAAACCAGAACATTAATGATTGAAGATTGGGAGCTGGGGTCACTGTACTGGAATTGTCTAAAGAGACATGGTAACAATGAGCAAAAAGCTTGCGATGGTGTTAGGAAGAAATATTACGATGAGTTTATAAAGAAAAAAGATATATATTTATTTCTAGGTACAACTCTTGCAAATCACAAGAGGAGTCCTGATCCTTTTATCATAATCGGTGTTTTTTACCCTCCTATATCTAAAACAATATCTAATCCTCAGCTTCAATTAAATAATCTTTGAGAAGTTGTACTGAATCCGATTAGCGAAACTGCTCGCAAATATTTAATTATTAACAAGATAATCATACAGCTCACTATCAATCTTCTTGTCTAATTGAAAAGATATTTTAACCACTGGGTTGCGTTCAATAATCTCTTCTTGGTAAGTATTAGGAATAGTTTTTAAATCTCCAAGGTAATAAAAGAACTTTTCTTCCTGAGTTTTTTTGACAAACAGTGGCACACGAATACCTGACTCATGCTGGTTTAATAGTAGTGTAACATCTGGGCTTTCTTTGGTCCTGTTATTTTTTGAATACCACTGTAATTCTGAAGCTGAATTGAACTTATCTTTATATTTTGTTGTCGCAGAAATGGTATCGCTTTTATGGTAATTAATAAAGAGTGGGCATTTCTTTTTATCTGGGTGAATGCTGTATCCACCAATATTTAACCCTACCTGTTCTTTTTCCCAATATAAAATTCGTAAGACATCTTTTCTGGTATAGTTGCCATAACGAATAAATCCATTACAGTACTCATGGTGGATTACTTTATTCTGAAAACTAATTATTGAAGAACGAGTTGAGTCTAGGAGATAATTCTTGAAAGTTTCATTGGTTAGCGCGGCCTTAAGCGTACTTCCACATTCAATTTGGGGTTTGTGAGGGTGAGTACTGATGATTTCATAATTATGGATTTCTCCAATCGGTATATTTTTACCTTTTGATTTATTTGTCGCATATTGTAAATTAAGATTATGCACACATCCTCTAAACTCTGCCTCAGAAATAGAAAATTGGTATTTATCTTTTAGAATATTATTCAATTCAGCTAGGGTAGTTCCACCTTTGGTAATAAGAAGCAATAGGATTTCACTTTCTTCTACTTTCTTTCCATCGTTGATTTCAATTGAAAGATGCCCTAACAGACTGTTTAATTTCTTGGGCAATGATACTTGATACTCTTTGTCTGCCTCTTTAACAAATGTCAGATACGAGCTTTTGCAGTAGGAAATAAATTGATAGGGATCGCGCTCACCGTTATGGTGAAAATCTTCCATCATTGGCGACCTATGTAGTTTGTATTTTAGATCTAAGTAATTATTTTTTAGGATTGTCTTAGTTTGAAGATTGGCTGAATTAATAGAATCCAGAATCTTTCCTTTTGCAATTTTATCAAACTGTACAAAGCAAGAACCGGGTAGCAGGGTGTGAGGTTTTAAGACAATCCGCCTCAATCGCTCTTTATCATTTGAATTTCCAAATAATGCCAGGGGAATCATATAATTATTTTTGTAATTTCCTATAAAGTCAAGCACCGTTAAATATTCTTTATTGGCTGTTTTTCGTAGCCCCCTACCTAATTGCTGAATAAAGATGATCGGTGATTGTGTTTCACGAAGCAAAATAATTAGATTTACTTTTGGAATATCAATCCCTTCGTTAAAAATATCTACAGTAAAAATTAATTCAATTCTATGTGCATCATCATCCGATTCAATTCTTTTAATAGCTTCTTCTCTCTCACTTTCACTGCTAGTCCCCATTATTGCAATAGATCTCATACCTTTTTGATTGCATATTTCGGCGAGGGCATTCGCTTCTTCTACCCTACTACAAAATACTAGCCCTCTGATAATTCCAGAATCACTACCATATTTACGAATATTATCCAGAATTACTTTGACACGCTCTTTACAAATTAATTGACTTAGTTTCGTATTTTCTCCAACAGATACGCCGTCAATTTGTAAATCACTAATACCAAAATAATTAAATGGTGTGAGCAATTCTGATTCAAGTGCTTGATCAAGTCGCATCTCAAATGCAATCGTATTATTAAATAATTCATATAAATCTTTTCCATCGGTTCTATCTGGAGTGGCAGTCATGCCAAGTAAAAACTTAGGCTTAAAATAAGACAATAGTTTTTCATAGGTATTTGCTTTAGCATGGTGAGATTCATCAATAATAATATATTCAAAATGTTTTGAATCAAATCGTTCTAAATGGCTTGAGATTGATAGGGTTTGCACAGTGCTAAATATATAATCAGCATCAAACTCCTGTTTATCGCCAGAGTAAATTCCAAACCGTTTCGTAGTATGACCAAGCACTTGTTTAAATATCTCCATAGCTCGCTCTGCAATTGTTCTACGATGCACCACAAACAATAATTTCTTTGGAGCTGATTGTAAAACATCTAATGCAGCAATTACAGTTTTACCTGTTCCAGTAGCTGATATGAGCAAAGCTCTTCTCTCATTATTACTTCTTACCTTTGCAATCTCCTCTAAAGCTCTAACTTGGATTGGAAATGGATGGTACTTAACTGGAGTAATCTCATAAACGCTTTCCTTATTATTGCGTTCTTTATTGCGTTTTTCATTTTCGCAATATTCGGCAATGACAGCATCACTAAGATCATCTGCGTCTTTATACATTACTTTGAAATAATCCTTAAAAGCATTAATGATTGGATCTTGATTAAATTTGTCAAGCCTAATATTGAGCTCATCATTTCTAGCTAACCCATCTATAGTAATATTCGCACTTCCAATTAATAATGAATACTGTGAATCCTTTTTAAATAGATACCCTTTCCCATGGTATTTACTCCTGTCAGGTATCAGCCTTGATTTAATATTTTTAAATCTCTTTAATCCCTTAAGCGCATGGGATTGGGTAAAGTATTGATATGCTGACACAAGCAAATACGCAGTACCACAATTCCTATTATCAAATTCCTCAAGGGCATCTATTAATCTCCCTAATCCCCCTTGCGTTAAAAAAGCAACTGCAATCATAAACTCATCACAGTGCCGAATCTGATCATTAAGATAAGCACCTACATTAGATGATGCAGTAAAGTGCTTGTTAAGAACGAGGATGGGTTCTTGATTTATGGCTAACTTAAATTCATTCATGTATGCAATAACATCACTTTATCAGAGCCTAACCTTTAATCCTAAACTCATTACGAATACCAAGGCCTATTAGAAAGATTAATAACAAAGAAAGTAATTTTAAAATGATTATAATAAAAGGAATACCTAACAGCCATAGCGGTCCATCAATCGCGTCTAGATTTATTCCATAACCAGTGTTAAATAATAATGGGTTAATAACTTTAATACTAAACGTAGTCGCTGTATTATAATCAATGATATCTTTGTAATCAGCATAGTCAGTAACTACAGGCAATAATAAATCATTGTAGATAAGTGTATATCCAAACCTTATTGTAATAATTCCAAGCCCAATAAAACAAATAATTGGACGCACTATGGATCTCCCATAATCAGCCAACCATTTAAACATACTTAAACCAAATTTCTTTATGTGTGGATTTGATACCTCTAAATCAGGCTTCTCATTTTTCTTGAGTGATAATCTAGTTGCTTCAAGTTCTTCACCAAATAAGTAAATCTCACTCCTATAATCATTTCCTGCTATTGCCAGCTCTTTCAAGGCTTTGTACTTATAGCTAATTTCGAGATAGGTATTTTCTACTTTTGATGATTCTTCTGTCTTTTTATTTTCTATTTTAAGTAATTCAGCTGTGGAAATAATTTTTGTCTTATCAAATCTAAAATTGCTATTTTTATAACTAATAAATCTAAAATCAGGAACCCTATGAAACACAGTTCCATCAAATATGCAAGAATAATCAAAACTACAATTATTAAAAGAAAAAT of Candidatus Methylacidiphilales bacterium contains these proteins:
- a CDS encoding S24 family peptidase; this encodes MDKAAEIEHRLDGQNGLTVSQISKLSKNNSRPLTLYYLKKLVNEGRVVKEGFKYFLNKKGSLSAEIPFYGKIRAGHSDCFAASEQPEKSILVPFTMINDNPDMLFSFEVVGDSMKPTLDDGALVLCKRVKKGDAIKDKSIVVARVSDGLKLKRYVSLNNSILLLSDNLDYKPIQFDEVKDEIIAIYRRRIK
- a CDS encoding DUF488 domain-containing protein; protein product: MYYRRKIILALMQVFGGRLEKISLQKLLLLFTKRQLKPAYEFVPFKFGAYSFSLVADNKAMIGHGLITEVDDKYYQKIDNKDYTLELITDDLTILKNIAAELKNSADSKDLMRLTYTKYPYYAINSVCALDLLSPSKYEQVLRNKPCNDQTTLYTIGYEGISIENYFNRLIKNDIKVLVDVRRNAISMKFGFSRKQLALQCEKLKIIYIHIPEVGIASSGRQSLHTQDDYDDLFNFYKSNTLAHTIEQQREIIKLLSNHSRIALTCFEANINQCHRKHLSEAIVQINGGLRLQHI
- a CDS encoding DUF3427 domain-containing protein codes for the protein MNEFKLAINQEPILVLNKHFTASSNVGAYLNDQIRHCDEFMIAVAFLTQGGLGRLIDALEEFDNRNCGTAYLLVSAYQYFTQSHALKGLKRFKNIKSRLIPDRSKYHGKGYLFKKDSQYSLLIGSANITIDGLARNDELNIRLDKFNQDPIINAFKDYFKVMYKDADDLSDAVIAEYCENEKRNKERNNKESVYEITPVKYHPFPIQVRALEEIAKVRSNNERRALLISATGTGKTVIAALDVLQSAPKKLLFVVHRRTIAERAMEIFKQVLGHTTKRFGIYSGDKQEFDADYIFSTVQTLSISSHLERFDSKHFEYIIIDESHHAKANTYEKLLSYFKPKFLLGMTATPDRTDGKDLYELFNNTIAFEMRLDQALESELLTPFNYFGISDLQIDGVSVGENTKLSQLICKERVKVILDNIRKYGSDSGIIRGLVFCSRVEEANALAEICNQKGMRSIAIMGTSSESEREEAIKRIESDDDAHRIELIFTVDIFNEGIDIPKVNLIILLRETQSPIIFIQQLGRGLRKTANKEYLTVLDFIGNYKNNYMIPLALFGNSNDKERLRRIVLKPHTLLPGSCFVQFDKIAKGKILDSINSANLQTKTILKNNYLDLKYKLHRSPMMEDFHHNGERDPYQFISYCKSSYLTFVKEADKEYQVSLPKKLNSLLGHLSIEINDGKKVEESEILLLLITKGGTTLAELNNILKDKYQFSISEAEFRGCVHNLNLQYATNKSKGKNIPIGEIHNYEIISTHPHKPQIECGSTLKAALTNETFKNYLLDSTRSSIISFQNKVIHHEYCNGFIRYGNYTRKDVLRILYWEKEQVGLNIGGYSIHPDKKKCPLFINYHKSDTISATTKYKDKFNSASELQWYSKNNRTKESPDVTLLLNQHESGIRVPLFVKKTQEEKFFYYLGDLKTIPNTYQEEIIERNPVVKISFQLDKKIDSELYDYLVNN
- a CDS encoding pentapeptide repeat-containing protein; translated protein: MDSHPDKALETKIKLSDIINDTTLNINKYPYLLPAIKDGVITPFSVYLAQKKIFFRYSEIEDIYHNLENWIKEGYGIFIPKEYEKYFNFLKNNGILNFSGCILEANCVKTIFETSADFTGATFKGKAPFSYAKFEKGANFTGATFEGEALFSKATFKEWADFSKATFEGRAFFKRVTFNGETDFSNSTFMDVVKFDNSDFKKRVMFNSVNKTPVAKSPINNNNGDLIFGNSYFSFNNCSFDYSCIFDGTVFHRVPDFRFISYKNSNFRFDKTKIISTAELLKIENKKTEESSKVENTYLEISYKYKALKELAIAGNDYRSEIYLFGEELEATRLSLKKNEKPDLEVSNPHIKKFGLSMFKWLADYGRSIVRPIICFIGLGIITIRFGYTLIYNDLLLPVVTDYADYKDIIDYNTATTFSIKVINPLLFNTGYGINLDAIDGPLWLLGIPFIIIILKLLSLLLIFLIGLGIRNEFRIKG